The Drosophila bipectinata strain 14024-0381.07 chromosome 3L, DbipHiC1v2, whole genome shotgun sequence region CAGCTTGCCGCACATTCCCACGAAGCAGGAGCCGGCCGAGTTCTATTCGGAATATGGAGCTGCGGTTCCTCCGCCTCAGCAGTTGGACACGAAACGGTCCTCGTGGGCACCCACATCCTCGGGATCAGGAGCCCCACCGCTGGCCCATCCGAAACGAGAGGCTCCATCGGCCGCTCCCATCAGCTATGTGGCTCCGTCGGTGGCTCCACCGATGGCCCACTCCAAGAGCAGCTCGGCCTCCTCGTCGTCTTCGATCAGTGCGGCGGCTGCAGCAgcggctgctgcagctgcagcggcagcggcCAGCGTGGGTCCCCCGTCGTGGGGAGCTCCCCAAGTCTATCGCCAGCCATCGCAACCGCCGCCGGCTAGCGTAGGAGCTCCGGGCGCTGGGCCACCGCCACCGACAGCGGCCCCGCATCCGCACCATCATACCGCCCACgggcaccaccaccaccaggcGGGTACTCCGCTCGGCGGATCACCATCCTCCACAGCTGCGGCTGCTTTGTTGCAGCCGGACATCTACGCGCAGGGCGACATGTATCGCCGACCCACAGTGTTTGTTTCGCAGGCCGCTCCGAGCTATGCCTACGCTAATCGGGCCGTGGTAGCACCACCCCCAGCCCACAACAGCTCCAGTCGACAGGTGAGTGGACCTCGTGAGTAGCTTACCAGAAACTCTGTCATGTCTGAGCGTTGCAGGTTATACCATCACATCCTTTGCCGGCGCACATCCAGATTCCCACCCAGTACAGCCAGTTCGGACCGCTGAGTCCAGCCCAGGTAGCCGCCAGCAAACACGCGGCGCACTTTGCGCCCACCAACATATGGTATGGGGCTGAGTAGGGAGCTGACGAAGGGAGACATAGCGATTGAGGGCGCGGGGCACAGCGACGGAGATAGACGAGGACGTGCAACCGATCCACCCAACCACacccacaccaccaccaccatcaccaccacagTTCTGTTTCGATCTTGAGCAAGAGCCCGATTAAATGATGATGATTCAACGCTCGAGTGAGTCGAAAATGCCGGGATGCCGAGCCGAAGGCGTTTCACATTTCAACCTTTAGATTCTACATCTGACGAGTAGCAGGCGACTAATGTTAGTCCTTTGTGTTCCTCTTCCCCAGATCGTTTGTGGCCTCGGCCGAGGGAGTTGACCACGTGGATCTTAGCCAGGAtatgcagcagcaacagttgcAACTAACCCAGTGCTGGTGGTTCATGCTGCTCATGCAACAGACCATCATCCACAACAGCAGCATGTTGCAGCCCAGCGGCGACAgcccaggagcagcagcagaagcagccaCAACCGCACCAGCCACAGCAAccacatccgcatccgcatctaCGCCGGCAACACGCAATGTGGCTGGCAGCAATAGAAAATCGAGGCGCCAGCAATGAGCCCAAACCCTAACCCGGATCCCAAACCCTCATCGCTAGAGTTCTCAGTTGAGTTTTTCGAGAGAAAATTTTCGATGGGCCCTGCGGGGTCCTCCTGGGATTTCTACACTattgttaattttattatttttttaaataataaatgtaaagTACTCTACGCGCAGCTGGGTGTAGAGTGCTCAGGCTAATATATTGTCGGGTTGTGTGGCATGCAGCACAGCCTAAACTCCCCCAGACACACTACACACAGACAGCTATAGCTTCACGTTTTTTCATATATCCAGATATGCTAGCTAGAGGCATATTCAAGTGTTTTTCTCTTCAAACGAAAGAGTTTCATACATTGTGTGTTGTGTATTTTATTGATAACTTCTACATAATATTCTCTATATATAcaacatatatattatacttaTATACATGCATATGTAATACTATTATTATGAATACTATATATCAACCCGAAGAGGGAGACGACTAGAGTTAACCTAAATGGCTCCGCTGGCCCACAGCGGCGATTAGTCTATCGAGCCAGTAAGAGAAAGCTTAGAAATTCCTTAGACTCTTAGCAAGTACCTCAGACgaaaaacaaagtaaaaaGCTAAAAACTAATATGAGCAGACAACAAACatccaacagcaacaaacaaacaacaatgtTATTCAATTGCCTTTAACAAAAGAAGcaagaaacaaaatatataaggatAAAGGATATGGTTAATGGTTAATAAAGGAAGCATGATGGATAGAGCGAAGcaaactaaaatacaaaaattgaatACCGCAACAACCTTACTAGCAAACaacaagcaaataaaataGATAACCCTAGGAGATATCAACAAGGTAACCTAACAATTACATAGCTCATAGATATAGGAGGATAGAGGATATATTCGCGGCAGCGGAGGTTTTTTACACACTCGTAACACACTCATAGGAATAACcgcaaacaaaatacaaatacaaatacgacaacaattaacaaataacaatTCTAAACTAAGTTTAACGAGcaacaacaaataattatAGGAGCaattgtacatacatatatattacgAAAGTGATGAAGATTACTAGTGGAGTCTAATATTGTAACTAAACGGAGCAACCCGGTTTTAGATCGGCAATTATGTCAGCACAGCACATCTGCctgatttatattttattcttgTCCAAACGTCTTATTTGTGAATCCCGAGACAGACTCCCAGAAACTCTGCGATTTAGTTATTCTTTCGACTAGAGAAGCGCATGAGAAAGTTTACTAAAGtacaaaaccaaacaaaataaaaagcaatttAGCAGTAACACGACCCTTTTAGGCTTTTAAATCAAACCCCTCTTAAACACTCACTGAAACTAAATCATTTATAGGCTTTTAGGCACCTTTCTTTTTAAACACGATTTTAGTAGTTTTCTCTCCAGAGCCACTATGTTTTATTGGGGCGTTGAGCCGCCAAAGGAAAGCCCCatataaatgtaaatataCGATAGAACGCTATTTCGATATGTACAAACCTGGCTTACTTTACAAACATAAACCCACAAAATCCTATATATGGTATAAACTAATCTTGTTAAATAGGTTTCCTAAAGTATTTCGTAGTTAGACTTAACTTCGCGCACGTCCGCGCTTAAATTAATCGAGCAGCAACTAACTTTTCGTTCTCTTAGAGGGTGGCACTTCCTATATATAAACTGATATAAACTGAAGCAGATACATTAGCCGGCTAGGGTAGTCCCACCCACCTCCGCCCCTTCCTAGTTCAGCTGTGCCcactaaacaaaaataacaatttcGGGATGGATTAACTCCGACGGAAAGGATCTAGCATGTAATTATTGTGATGTAGTTTTTAACAAGCGGAATATGAGAAATCTGAGAAATTGAATTCGTTTTTTGTCAGTCGTCGAGGCGACACGTAGATATACATAAAACTATGATCACAGACATACAAGTACACATAAATATTAACAATAGCTAACCGAGTGCGATACGGATACGGAATATGCATCTATATGTTAACTAATTAGCGTGCAGGATTCAGTAGCTATAACGGCGTTTTTTTTAACCAAGAAGTAACTTTTTAATCCGATTATGAGACAAATACACtttttatagttttgaaaacaaaaggaCATGGGGGGCTAACATTAGGCATGTTCTGCATGCGTAGGGCGTATTTAAGAAACGTTAGTGTTGTGAATATATACGAGTACATACAGATAAAGCATACTTATATAGTATGCCTAGAGCTAGATCTAGGTGTGGTACGaatattttttgtgtaaaaaacaATAAGTGGCAACCATAGCTAACAATGGTAATAAACAATAACGAAAATCAAGAACAGCTCGGCaaatttttggggttttcgaAGCCCCACCTAATAGTTAATAGACATATGCATAGATGTATTCAACAAGAGttctttttttatagaaattttatGGACCAttcaaaactaaaactaaatatatatttaaataagcaTGAATATGGAATAAATTTTTGTGTAATCAGTTTAGAGCGTATGTGTCGGAGGAGAAGTTTGcgatttgtgttttttattttttttttatcaaggCAAGGTTCCCGAAACCTATTTTAATTCGATTTTAATTGAACGGGAGCATCTCGCTCATCATTGGGTGTATATCTTTATGCTAAATAAAACTTTCTTCTTCACTTTCTACTCAGTGTTTAGGAGCAAAAAAAGAAGGCATGAAAACGAGAAAAACAAATCAAGAACGCTTTAAATGTAACAAAAACGAAACGTTAATAGACTtatgaaaacaacaaaacaaacaaattaaattactaTTAAAcgacaaattaaatttatattaaaccaaacaaattacatttatatttaataacgAAGtcgaaaaacaaattaaacctATTATTAAACACACACTCAAAGCCGATCGCAGAGATTTGTGGTCCTCTAATGgagaatttgtatttaaaggAAGAACTCCGAGGACTTGGAGGTAAGCGAGAAATCCACATCtaatatacgtatatatttaAATGAGGAAACGTTTTAACTGTGTAGCCTTAATATTTGTACTCGTCGTCCTCTCAATttccaacaaaaattaaaaacaatgtggaaagaagaaaaaaaaggagcaaGCACTTCTGtgtaattatataataattatattatagaGCTAGAGCTACAGCG contains the following coding sequences:
- the LOC138926214 gene encoding uncharacterized protein codes for the protein MPSRRRFTFQPLDSTSDESFVASAEGVDHVDLSQDMQQQQLQLTQCWWFMLLMQQTIIHNSSMLQPSGDSPGAAAEAATTAPATATTSASASTPATRNVAGSNRKSRRQQ